Proteins co-encoded in one Malus domestica chromosome 09, GDT2T_hap1 genomic window:
- the LOC103442267 gene encoding methyl-CpG-binding domain-containing protein 9-like isoform X2 yields MTHATKVGWEDILHYTQTTGGSFEELSSRFPLGKHSNNNNTAIRIPSRSPDEIVLQALRDYVSERHGILEDGWRVEFKQSTASGEPYIVYRAPNGKTFGSVSEVAYFLGLTPNYNSMGSEIRREGSLSNTEKTYLPRKRKSRLLYANGLAENKESLLSGYCKELSSNGISTEAFACGFGNNVKLTEAGTEEHGCIGSRQSTEGFPVQFEDFFVLSLGEVDTRPSYHDSNQIYPVGYRSCWHDKVTGSLFVCEVLNGGDSGPVFKVRRCSCSALPVPEGSTILCRSQLGNFYSQINQESHDLTSDNDGSIQMILSDPSPPMENDILSCLRSCSVEVSDVQTSAEPQFEDNSVYEKSGTLSSADLGVMDDIGEISVEDHSSSAAWGMISKKIVNACSEIFKQKGILKVFCKHVENAQGSQNEVITNDSGNVNQSPLDKFCSSAGSVSISSELRADDEPGFSYDVLANWLDQDRFGLDVDFVQELLEQLPAAQSCSQYQFLNDRSSNSTQLTVGNGLLVVKMGAGLHGKEEVLDGLFRRSKKVKLVKDHLKNDHPPPHGKPLCLRIPPALVDDVYQVWELLSRFDEILGLKEAFSLEELEEELIDPWFGRSDLSEKFDRENQGTQALNSNRIDYSSGQLSLTMESGSTVSRNNPHAFIHMETGAMKEAAQDKLASVTYSRCSGIALTKAHASLLRVLIGELQFKVAALVDPNFDSGDLKSKRGRKKDIDISIPVKRAKVNILPINELTWPELARRYILAVLSMDGNLDSPEITARESSKVFRCLQGDGGVLCGSLSGVAGMEADALLLAEATKQIFASLNREHDVFTIEEEVSDGPAAVDKNLGNDGNKPLWAQVLEPVRKLPTNVGTRIRKCVYEALEKDPPEWARKILEHSISKEVYKGNASGPTKKAVLSLLADVSGKALPQKAEKGRKRKINVSIYDVIMKQCRIVLRRAAAADDTKVFCNLLGRKLMNSSDNDDEGLLGLPAMVSRPLDFRTIDLRLAAGSYGGSHEAFLEDVRELWSNLRIAYGDKPDLVELTEKLAQNFETLYEEEVVPLVHKLAEYSKLEGLSSERKKEIDDLLTFTNGIPKAPWDEGVCKVCGIDKDDDSVLLCDTCDSEYHTYCLNPPLARIPDGNWYCPSCVVSKQIVQDASKHRLVIRRRRKNYQGEATRVFLETLAHLAVKMEESEYWDINVDERTFLLKFLCDELLSSAVIRQHLEYCSETSTELHQKLRSLSVEWKVLRSRQEILVSRAAKVDAGDGTKEGISASVETNERCLHQPQVLSGRSNSFNAVSDDSALEGAQGFDKHPSVSNAEYNSQHSVDTEVREKDVHSASDDISAPGKFSSHMTADKSEISSRQIEFPSSNCLPHEINGSSKEIGCVDHPQDNAEMDVSLPIDQKGISNPSDVRSNHVGEQMSPASVNESESYHLELNSVKNDLSVLEDLIASTEFDLLKVSVRREFLGTDSLGGLYWVSVLPGGHAWIIVDRSVSFKHGINMKDCRDPVWRSSVTQSCGPNNSISFRAPWVSYQTDTEIEELMGWLKNKHPKERELRDSILHWKRLRFQKFEKIRSRGQDDHLTAISVTRNADKTEISDRLGTRAATLLKKMYGPCSEMETTDISKKWGKRARVTNDEKGYRCECLEPIWPSRHHCLSCHRTFSTDAELEGHNNGRCIPTSAACEKGREIGDSSKVKGSMKCEMNREEGRGELNSVETSKSACSELSAKLIKFQNGSLGCPYDFEEICSKFVTNDSNKDLIQEIGLIGSQGVPSFAPASPYLSDSTLATISQKDVGVSGNGLGPAEQLVSQGKTNVDIVSSNNLSWTGDGMMLLNANKLTLGSLERGEEGHSNSHSSVVGAGRFCVVPQSSLRPLVGKVCQIYKRLKINLLDIDAAVPEEALRPSKAQLERRWAWRAFVKSAVTIYEIVQAMIVLEDMIKTEYLRNEWWYWSSFSAAAKISTISALALRIYSLDAAILYEKMHPSSNLTDKLEPSSALDLKPLPVLDSAEKTRSSRKSNKKRKETEG; encoded by the exons ATGACACATGCGACTAAAGTGGGTTGGGAAGATATATTGCACTACACACAGACTACGGGTGGAAGCTTTGAGGAATTAAGTTCGAGGTTTCCGCTCGGGAAGCATAGTAATAACAATAATACAGCTATTAGAATACCATCCCGGAGTCCAGATGAGATAGTTCTACAGGCTCTTAGAGATTACGTTTCTGAAAGGCATGGCATACTGGAGGATGGTTGGCGTGTAGAATTTAAACAGTCAACAGCCAGTGGTGAACCATATATAGTATACCGTGCACCAAATGGGAAGACATTTGGCTCAGTATCTGAAGTTGCATATTTTCTTGGCTTGACGCCTAACTACAATTCCATGGGATCTGAAATAAGACGGGAGGGTTCTCTTTCTAATACTGAGAAGACTTATCTACCTAGAAAAAGAAAGTCAAGACTCTTATATGCCAATGGATTAGCTGAAAATAAGGAAAGTTTGCTCAGTGGCTATTGCAAGGAGCTCTCTTCCAATGGTATAAGTACAGAAGCTTTTGCCTGTGGTTTTGGAAATAATGTAAAACTTACTGAAGCAGGGACAGAAGAACATGGTTGCATTGGGTCTCGGCAAAGTACT GAGGGATTTCCGGTGCAGTTTGAAGAtttctttgttctttctttGGGAGAAGTTGATACAAGGCCTTCTTATCATGATTCAAATCAGATCTATCCTGTAGGTTATAGGTCATGTTGGCATGATAAGGTTACTGGTTCTTTATTTGTGTGTGAAGTTTTAAATGGTGGTGATTCTGGACCTGTTTTTAAGGTCAGAAGATGTTCGTGTTCTGCCTTGCCGGTTCCCGAGGGTTCAACTATCCTCTGTAGGTCACAACTTGGCAACTTTTACAGTCAAATTAATCAAGAAAGTCATGACTTGACTTCTGATAATGATGGAAGTATCCAGATGATTCTGTCAGATCCTTCTCCACCTATGGAAAATGATATTTTGTCTTGCCTGAGGAGTTGTTCAGTTGAAGTCAGTGATGTTCAGACATCAGCTGAACCGCAGTTTGAAGATAATTCCGTTTATGAAAAATCTGGAACTCTTTCATCTGCTGATTTGGGTGTGATGGATGACATTGGTGAGATTTCAGTAGAAGACCATTCTTCATCTGCAGCTTGGGGAatgatttcaaaaaaaattgttaatgcTTGTTCTGAAATATTTAAACAGAAGGGCATTCTTAAAGTTTTCTGTAAGCATGTTGAAAATGCTCAAGGCTCCCAAAATGAGGTTATAACAAATGACAGTGGCAACGTGAACCAATCTCCACTGGACAAGTTTTGTAGTTCAGCAGGTTCTGTCAGCATCTCTTCTGAACTTCGGGCCGATGATGAGCCTGGCTTTTCTTATGACGTACTAGCAAATTGGCTAGATCAGGACAGATTTGGATTAGATGTGGATTTTGTGCAAGAACTTTTGGAGCAGCTTCCTGCTGCCCAATCCTGTTCTCAATATCAATTTCTTAACGATAGAAGTTCTAATTCTACACAGCTAACTGTTGGAAATGGGCTTCTAGTGGTTAAAATGGGAGCTGGATTACATGGTAAAGAAGAAGTGTTGGATGGTTTGTTTAGGAGGTCCAAAAAAGTGAAGTTGGTCAAGGATCACCTCAAGAATGATCATCCACCTCCTCATGGGAAGCCATTGTGCTTGAGGATTCCTCCTGCCCTTGTTGATGATGTTTATCAG GTTTGGGAATTATTGTCGCGCTTTGATGAAATTTTGGGTCTAAAGGAGGCTTTTTCATTGGAAGAACTTGAGGAGGAACTTATTGACCCTTGGTTCGGCAGGTCAGATCTTTCAGAGAAGTTCGATAGGGAAAACCAGGGCACTCAAGCTTTAAATTCAAATAGAATTGATTATTCAAGTGGTCAATTATCTTTGACCATGGAGTCTGGCTCGACCGTTTCTAGGAATAATCCACATGCATTCATACATATGGAAACTGGAGCAATGAAGGAGGCAGCTCAAGATAAACTTGCATCTGTTACTTATAGCAGATGTTCTGGCATAGCTTTGACGAAGGCTCATGCATCACTGCTAAGAGTGCTCATAGGTGAGTTGCAGTTTAAGGTTGCTGCCCTGGTGGATCCGAATTTTGATTCTGGAGATCTGAAGTCAAAACGGGGAAGGAAGAAAGACATTGATATTTCAATTCCTGTGAAAAGAGCGAAGGTTAATATACTCCCAATTAATGAACTGACTTGGCCAGAGTTAGCACGGAGATACATCTTGGCTGTATTATCCATGGATGGCAACCTTGACTCGCCTGAGATTACCGCTCGTGAAAGCAGTAAAGTGTTTCGCTGCTTACAAGGTGACGGTGGGGTGCTCTGTGGGTCCTTATCTGGAGTAGCTGGGATGGAAGCAGATGCACTT TTGCTTGCAGAGGCTACAAAGCAAATTTTTGCTTCACTTAACAGAGAGCATGATGTATTTACCATAGAAGAGGAGGTGTCTGATGGACCAGCTGCTGTTGATAAGAATTTGGGGAATGATGGTAATAAGCCACTATGGGCGCAGGTGTTGGAACCTGTTAGAAAGCTACCGACAAATGTCGGAACAAGaatcagaaaatgtgtttatgaGGCTTTGGAAAAGGATCCACCTGAATGGGCGAGGAAAATACTGGAACATTCAATCAGTAAAGAAGTTTACAAGGGCAATGCATCAGGGCCTACAAAG AAAGCTGTTCTGTCACTGCTAGCAGATGTATCGGGTAAAGCATTGCCACAAAAGGCTGAGAAGGGAAGAAAACGGAAGATAAATGTCTCTATTTATGATGTTATCATGAAACAATGCCGCATTGTATTGCGTCGTGCTGCTGCTGCAGATGACACAAAGGTTTTCTGCAATTTGCTCGGGAGAAAGCTAATGAATTCAAGTGATAACGATGATGAGGGTCTTCTAGGATTGCCAGCCATGGTGTCTCGACCTTTGGACTTCAGGACTATTGATTTGAGATTGGCAGCTGGATCCTATGGGGGATCACATGAAGCCTTTCTAGAGGATGTCAGGGAG TTATGGAGCAATCTACGTATTGCTTATGGGGATAAGCCTGATTTGGTTGAGTTAACTGAGAAGTTAGCCcaaaattttgaaacattaTACGAGGAGGAG GTTGTCCCTCTTGTTCATAAGCTTGCAGAGTATTCAAAGTTGGAAGGCCTCAGTTctgaaaggaaaaaggaaattgATGATTTACTTACTTTCACAAATGGGATTCCCAAAGCCCCTTGGGATGAGGGAGTTTGCAAAGTATGCGGCATTGATAAAGATGACGACAGTGTACTGTTGTGTGATACTTGTGATTCTGAGTATCATACATACTGTTTGAATCCTCCTCTTGCAAGGATCCCGGACGGAAACTGGTATTGCCCCTCTTGTGTTGTTTCTAAACAAATAGTTcaagatgcatcaaaacatcGTCTGGTCATTAGAAGACGTCGTAAAAATTACCAGGGAGAAGCTACCCGGGTTTTCTTGGAGACACTTGCACATTTAGCAGTGAAAATGGAAGAGAGCGAGTATTGGGATATCAACGTTGATGAG AGAACATTCCTGCTGAAGTTCTTATGTGATGAGTTGCTTAGTTCAGCAGTTATTCGTCAACACCTTGAATATTGTTCTGAGACATCAACCGAGTTGCAtcagaaattgcgttctttatCTGTAGAATGGAAGGTCCTCAGGTCTAGACAAGAAATTTTGGTTTCAAGAGCTGCAAAGGTCGATGCTGGTGACGGTACAAAGGAAGGGATTTCGGCTTCGGTTGAAACCAATGAAAGATGTCTTCATCAACCACAGGTTTTGAGTGGCAGGTCTAACTCCTTCAATGCAGTCTCTGATGATTCGGCACTAGAGGGTGCTCAAGGGTTTGATAAACACCCATCTGTCAGTAATGCAGAATATAATAGCCAACATTCTGTAGACACTGAAGTTAGGGAAAAAGATGTCCATTCTGCTTCAGATGACATCTCTGCACCTGGGAAGTTTTCTTCACATATGACTGCCGATAAAAGTGAAATATCCTCTAGACAAATTGAGTTTCCTTCATCAAATTGTTTGCCACATGAAATCAATGGGTCTAGTAAAGAAATCGGTTGCGTTGATCATCCACAAGACAATGCGGAAATGGATGTTTCTCTGCCTATAGATCAGAAAGGAATTAGCAACCCTTCAGATGTGAGGAGTAATCATGTGGGAGAGCAGATGTCACCTGCTTCTGTGAATGAATCAGAGTCCTACCACCTTGAGTTGAACTCTGTCAAAAATGATTTATCAGTTTTGGAGGATTTGATTGCGAGTACAGAATTCGACCTCTTAAAGGTGTCGGTGCGGAGAGAGTTTTTAGGAACTGATTCCCTTGGTGGCTTATACTGGGTTTCAGTTCTTCCGGGTGGACATGCTTGGATTATTGTAGATCGAAGTGTGTCATTTAAACATGGTATAAATATGAAAGATTGCAGAGACCCTGTATGGAGGAGTTCTGTTACACAGAGTTGTGGTCCAAACAACAGCATTTCCTTTAGGGCACCTTGGGTTTCTTATCAAACTGATACAGAAATTGAAGAACTTATGGGTTGGTTAAAGAACAAGCACCCTAAGGAAAGAGAGCTGAGGGACTCAATTCTGCACTGGAAAAGGTTGAGGTTCCAAAAGTTTGAGAAAATTAGAAGCCGAGGTCAGGATGATCACCTAACTGCTATTTCAGTGACTAGAAATGCTGATAAAACTGAAATTTCTGATCGTCTTGGTACTAGGGCAGCCACTTTGCTGAAGAAGATGTATGGTCCATGCTCCGAGATGGAAACCACCGACATCTCCAAAAAGTGGGGAAAGAGAGCTAGAGTAACCAATGATGAGAAAGGGTACCGGTGTGAATGCTTGGAACCCATTTGGCCCAGTAGACACCATTGCCTCTCTTGCCACAGAACCTTCTCCACTGATGCTGAACTTGAGGGGCATAACAATGGTAGGTGCATTCCAACTTCAGCAGCCTGTGAGAAGGGAAGGGAAATAGGTGATTCTTCTAAAGTTAAGGGGAGTATGAAGTGTGAGATGAATCGGGAAGAGGGCAGAGGTGAACTGAACAGTGTTGAAACTTCTAAAAGTGCTTGTTCAGAGCTTAGTGCAAAGTTGATTAAGTTTCAAAATGGAAGTTTAGGTTGCCCATATGATTTTGAAGAGATCTGCTCCAAGTTTGTGACCAATGATTCAAACAAGGATTTGATACAGGAAATAGGTCTCATAGGTTCACAAGGAGTTCCATCTTTTGCCCCAGCATCTCCTTATCTGAGTGATTCTACGCTAGCGACAATCTCTCAGAAAGATGTCGGTGTATCTGGTAATGGACTGGGGCCTGCCGAACAGCTAGTTTCACAAGGAAAGACTAATGTTGATATTGTAAGCAGTAACAATCTATCCTGGACAGGTGATGGAATGATGTTACTAAATGCTAACAAACTAACTTTGGGATCTCTGGAACGAGGGGAGGAAGGACATTCAAATAGCCATTCTTCTGTTGTGGGGGCTGGTCGTTTCTGTGTGGTCCCCCAGTCTTCTTTGAGGCCCTTGGTTGGCAAAGTTTGTCAAATTTATAAGAGACTCAAGATCAATCTGCTTGATATCGATGCTGCAGTCCCTGAGGAAGCTCTAAGACCATCAAAGGCACAGTTGGAAAGGAGATGGGCCTGGCGTGCGTTTGTTAAATCAGCAGTGACAATATATGAA